In Borrelia hispanica CRI, a genomic segment contains:
- a CDS encoding site-specific integrase produces the protein KKQNSILLKETRQYKKELLQTKSNTKSKSIPIRFYLNDKTIRLVKKSIEKLKQIDPISGWFVHILSITGCRGIEIQNIRLDDIVREENNNGDVFYSLRVNVAKKRTSICIREVVISKSEFESIEEIHKLHFKNKGQDSRRTYLFQKSKHRFKDNRINISEISKQFKELLTKSGFKYRKSLHICRNIFIATLKSKGYNSFEIKELMKYASTXEIDNVYGLSKASKLKAYHDIKDGFK, from the coding sequence AAGAAACAAAATTCAATATTACTTAAAGAAACAAGGCAATATAAGAAAGAATTATTACAAACCAAAAGCAATACTAAATCTAAATCTATACCAATAAGATTTTATTTAAATGATAAGACCATAAGATTAGTAAAGAAAAGTATAGAAAAACTTAAACAAATAGATCCAATCTCAGGATGGTTTGTTCATATACTCTCAATTACAGGTTGTAGAGGAATAGAGATTCAAAATATAAGACTTGATGACATAGTAAGAGAAGAAAATAATAATGGTGATGTATTTTATAGTTTACGTGTAAATGTAGCTAAGAAGCGAACCAGTATTTGCATTAGAGAAGTAGTAATAAGTAAATCTGAATTTGAATCTATAGAAGAAATTCATAAACTTCATTTTAAAAATAAAGGACAAGATTCAAGACGTACTTATCTATTTCAAAAAAGTAAACATAGATTTAAAGATAATAGAATAAATATAAGTGAGATCTCAAAACAATTTAAAGAATTACTAACAAAATCAGGATTTAAATATCGTAAATCACTACATATATGTAGAAATATATTTATTGCAACACTTAAAAGTAAAGGATACAATTCATTTGAAATTAAAGAATTAATGAAATATGCATCAACAKCTGAAATAGATAATGTTTATGGCCTTTCTAAAGCAAGTAAATTAAAAGCATATCATGATATTAAAGATGGTTTTAAATAA